The nucleotide sequence GTTCAACGCGCGCACAAGGCCGGCCTCTACCAGATCGACACCTGACGGGGCTTTGACTTCTTTCAAACAGGCGAGGACGTCTTCGCGGGACAGCGCCATTTATGGGCCTTCAATCTTGCCAGTGACAACATGCTCTAGATCGACGCCGTCGATGGTCAAAACCATTTTGGCCTCGAAGGTTTTGCCACTTGTATCGGCCGCATTCCGCATGGCCTCTTCAATGGCCTGCTGGGAGGTCACGCCCACCTGCTTGAGAAATTTGCGCATCGACATATTGAAGTCATCGCTCATGGCCTTGCCCCTCGGGAGATTGAAAATGTTGACGCTCCGACCCTAGCGCCCCTAGGCTGACGCGCAAGTTTGGAGCCGTCGGAATGTGGAAATACATTGCATTGACTACCGCTATTGCTGCCTCGCCCGCGTTGTCGCAGGACAAAGCGTTCACCTTGCAAGCCCCTGATGAGCTGTCTGAAACCGGGTTCTTGAAGCACCTGCTGCCTCGATTCTCCCTTAAGACCGGCATCCGCATCACCGTTCAGGACAGGGCCGCGGACGCCGCCTTTGGCACAGACGGGACGCCGGTGTTTCGTCAGGATGCGACCATTTGGTTTCTTGCCAGGACGGACAATGCGTTCACCGACGCTTTCGCCGACTGGCTGGCCTCTGATGTGGGCAAACGCACCATTGAGGCCTTCGCGCCGGATGGCACGCCGATGTTCAGCGCCGATGTAGGCGCAAAGGTCGAGCCCCGTGCGGTCGCCTTGAGCGGCGATGCACAGCTTGGCGAACGCATCAGCCTGCAGCAATGTGGCAGGTGCCACGTGGTCAATGACACCAACCGCATGAACGCTATTGGCTCCAGCCCGTCTTTTGGGTTGCTGCGGACGTTTCCCGATTGGCAGGAACGGTTTGAGACGTTTTTCCTGCTCAAGCCGCATCCGGCCTTCACGCAGGTCGAAGACGTGACCGACCCGTTTGCCGCGCATTTGCCTTCGCCGATTGCGCCGATCGAAGTCACCCTTGAGGACATCGAGGCGATCACGGCCTTTGTCGGCTCGATCATGCCGTCCGACCTTGGAGCGCCCATACAAACTCAGTGATCCCGGCGTTTGGACAGGTAGTCATCTGTGGTGCGCACACGGGGCCTCTCGCCGCCTTGAAACGGGTTGTCGGTGGAATGGTACTGCGCCTGAATGCGGCAATTGTCGCACATCTGGATCATCTTGGCGGCGTCTGAGCTGGCGAACATCGCATGGTTGCCCGCCAGCTTTTCGGTAATCCGCTCCACCGTTGATTTCACGCCAAAGAGCGTGCCGCATTCGATGCAGGCAAAGGGTTCTTCTTCGTGCAAGACCCGCTGCGACAGGGCCGCGTCCGTAAGGTCGAGCTGTGGCTGCAAGGTGATCGCTTTCTCGGGGCATATATTGGCGCATAGGCCACATTGCAGGCAGGCATCTTCCTGAAAGCGCAACTGCGGCATATCAGGGTTGTCGCCCAGCGCGCCCGACGGGCAGAGCGAGACGCAGGACAGGCACAAAGTGCAGGCTGAGGTGTCAACGAGCACGGCACCGTAAGGCGCACCCCGGGGGAGCGTTACTTGCTCTGCGTCCGGTTGCAGCGCTTTCGCGGCCAACCTTGTGACTTGCCGCCGCGTGCCCATTGGCAAGATAGGGTCGCAGCTCAGGGCTGCGCTATGATCATCAAACAACGCCTCAGAGAGCGCATCAGGGTCGGCGGCCTGCAGGATGTGAACGGCTCCCTCATGTCCAGCCAATGCGCGGGCGAGGGCCGCCTGTTCTTCGATCACGTCGATTTCCGTTTTCGGCGCCGGCAATACGGCAACATGGCCAAAGCCGCAGGCGAGCGCTGCCAGCATCTCGGCATGGCCGAACCCGGCTAAAGCTTCGACCTGCAAGGGTATGATATTATGAGGTAAACCGCGTCCAATCCGGGCAGAGAGGGAGATCAGTTCCATCCCGAATTCGGCGTCATGAACCAACAGGCGCGGGTCTGTCCCGCCTGCGGTGCGATAGGTCGACGCCAAGGTGGTCAACCGCCTGAAGATCGTCTCCACAGGCGGCGCGTCGTAGCTGATTGCCCCGGACGGGCAGACCGCCGCGCAGGACCCGCATCCGGCGCAAATCATCGGATCGACCGTCACATGTTCGCCCGCAGGTGTGATCGCCCCAGTAGGGCAGACATTCAGGCAATTCGAGCAGGCCGGTTTTTCTGCGCGGCTATGGGCGCACAGGCTTGCCTCCATCCTCACGTAAAGTGGTTTCTCGAAAGTGCCGATCAACTTTGACGCGGCAAGGACCGCTTTGGCGACCGATGGGGCATGCGCGGGGTCAGCGCGGAGATAGCCCTCGCGCTTATCGGGGGCAGCGACGAGAGCAGTGCCGCCGGAGATATCCAAGATAACATCGCAGTCCGACACGGCGCCTTCTACAGGCTGGCCAAGCGCGAATGCGCCGCGCCCGCCGGTGACAATCTGCTGCAATGCGCCAAATCTGATGGAAAAACGGCCAAGCGCGCCATCCACCTTGCGCACCTCGCCAACCACACAGTCAAAGCGGCGGTCGGCAGGAACATGTTCGGCGTCAGGGAGGAGCACCGTCACCGCCATAATATCACAGAGGTCTTCTGCGGCTTGAATCGCCGCCGAGCCACCGATGATCAGGCAGGTCCCTTCAGAAACAATATCGACGGCTTTACCGGGGTGGGCGCTCAGCGCTGCTTCGGCGACAAGCGCCGCCATTTTGGGCCCGCCATCACCTTCTCCCCATCCCGCGCGATCGCGAAGGTCAACGAAGCCCGGCGGGTCAATTTCCAACTCATCCGCCAGCTCTTCAAACTGCTGGCGTTCCTGCTGGCAGGCGATGATCGCATCACCGTCGGCGATCTCCTTTGCCGCAGCATCCAACTGGTCCATGCAAAGGCTGGTGTAGATCTTCGAACAGGCCATCCCACAAGCCGCCTCGATCGCGCCTGCGTCAACGGATTGGCTGCCCAGACAATCGCACAAAATCAGCTTCTTTGACATCGAATCTCCTATGTGCCGGAACGGCCCGTGGCGCCAGCACCTGCAACGCTAGTCGTGATTCTGTGGCGGCGTAAACCCGTTTCGTCCATTCCGCAGCCCGCCAATCAATGCTGCGATTGCAAAGGAAATTCATGACTAAAACACTTGGAAAGCAGGCGAGATGTTAGCGCCACCGTTATTATTCAGCCGCTACAGCCGGCGCAGGTTTCGCGGAGAAAATGCCGCGTCGCAGAACCCCGTGATTGTGATCAAACCCGCCGCAAAAATCGTTTTGAGATTGCCCATGCGTCATGCACGATGCTGACAGCAAGCACGACGCTCGCCGGGGGGAATGTGACAAACGCTACCCAAAAATCCATTTCGATGCCCTTGGGGATTGTGATCCGCAAGGTGCCTGGCGTTACGCGCTGGGTCAGCCATATCTGGAAAGCAGTTGCCGTTTTGCCGGGCGCAGGCGAGGCCAGCTGGAAAGAATTGCGCCGCGACGGCGACACCATAGAATATCACGCCGCGACCGTCCCGCTTGAGCTGTTTCGGACGGACACAGAGGCGTATCTGCACGGGCTGTCAGCCAAAGTGCCATCTATCTATGTGGTAATGCGCGAAAGCGGCAGCGGCCATCCGCTTGAGTTCGTACTGGCCACGGCATCACCCTACGAGGCACAGGACTACGCCGATACCGGCGAAGAGTTGGTCGAGAAAGTGCCGATGCCCGAAGGGCTCATTGCCTGGGTTCGCGACTATGTTGAGCAACACCACGAAGATGAGGTGTTTGTGAAGCGCAAGCGCAAGAACGCCCGCGTTGATCTGAAGGAAGACGGGATAGGCGACGCGCGTATCCGGCAGGCGGCCGATGTCTACCGCGCGCCCTCCACCAAGGAAACGGTGCATTGAGCGGGGAGCAGAATTTCTGGTCCCGCCGCAAGGCGAGGGTACAGGCTGAAGCCGAAGCCGAAGTGGCCGCTGTTGAGGCGCAGGCTTTGGCGGAAGAACATGCCGAGCTTGAAGAGCTGAGCGACGCTGAGATTTTGGCAACGCTTGAATTGCCGGACCCGGACACGCTGAAGATGGGCGACGACTTCAAGGCCTTCATGGCACAGGCTGTCCCGGACCGTATCCGCCGGCGCGCATTGCGCACGCTTTGGCGATCCAACCCCGTTTTGGCCAATGTAGATATGCTGGTCGATTACGGTGAGGATTTTACCGACAAGGCGACCGTCATTGAGAACATGCAGACCGCCTATCAGGTCGGCAAAGGCATGTTGAAGCATGTTGAGGAAATGGCGCGACAAGCGGCGGAGAAGGAAACCCCGCCTGAGCCGGAGGACGAAATTGTAGACGAGGTCGAGGAAGAAGACGTCCTGCTCGCATCCGTTGAAGACGAGATCGTTGAATTGGAGGAGGCCGATCCCCACGCGGAGATCGAAGAGGCATATGCCGCCCCGACACCGCGCCGCATGAAATTCAGACGAGAGGAGAGCGCCGCGTGAGTGCAGCTGTTGACACCAAGGTGGCCTCAGAGGACCGGCTTCGCGCTGACCTCTACAACTTCTTGGGGTTGATGCTGTCCGGCCCGCCTGACCAAATCCTTCTGGATCAATGCGCGGGCCTTTCGGGCGACGAAAGCGACCTTGGCAAGGCCATCGGTGGTTTGTCGCGCGTTGCGAAGGCCACCAAGCCCAAGAAGGTCGAAAGCGAGTTCAACGCGCTGTTCATAGGTTTGGGGCGCGGCGAGTTGCTGCCCTATGCCAGTTACTACCTGACGGGGTTTCTGAACGAAAAACCCTTGGCTGCTTTGCGCACCGACATGGCGACGCGCGGCATGACGCGGGCGCAGAACGTGTACGAGCCAGAGGATAACATCGCCTCTTTGATGGAGATGATGGGCGGCATGATCGTGGGCCGCTTCGGCACGCCTGCGACACTCGACGACCAAAAGCAGTTCTTTAACAAGCACATCGCCCCATGGGCGGGACATTTCTATGCCGATCTGGAGGCCGCGAAAAACTCGGTTCTATATGCCTCGCTTGGCAGCGTGGGCAAGGCATTCATGGAGATTGAGCGCGAGGCGTTCAGAATGACCGCAGGCTAGCTATCTGCGATGAAACCGGCGGGGATGCCCGCCACCAACAGGAAGGGGAGACATCCCATGACCAAGAAGACTGAGGACGGCACAAGCCGCCGCGATTTTCTGAAACTGGCTGGCACGACCGCGCCGGTTGCTGCTGTGGCATTGGCCACCGGCACGACCGAGGCAGAGGCGCGACCAGCAGACCTGACATCCGACAAGATGCAGGACACCGCGCATACCCGCGCCTATCTCGACAGCGCCCGCTTCTAGGACGCCGTCAATGACGACCCTCACGGCGACTGGTTGCGTGACGCCCGACTGCCACGAGGTCCATTCGAAATCCTGCAAGCCCAACAAGTGGTGGGTAAGCTCAGGGGAGGAACTAAAATGCTAAGGAAAAAGACCAACGGGGTAGCGCGACGCCCCCAGCGGACCGGTATCCTGTCTGACATCGCGGAAAAATCCGTAGATCGCCGCAGCTTCCTGCGCGGCAGCGGTTTGGCCATTGGTGGCCTTGCTGCAATTTCGGCCACGGGGGGCTCGGTCACCCAGGCAACGGCACAAACGGCAGCCGACGGCGCGGTTGAGCTGGTCAAATCTGTCTGCACCCACTGCTCTGTCGGGTGTACCGTTGTGGCAGAGGTCAGCAACGGCGTCTGGACGGGGCAGGAGCCCGGTTGGGACAGCCCGTTCAACCTTGGCGCGCATTGCGCGAAAGGGGCCGCTGTTCGGGAGCACGCCCATGGCGAGCGCCGCCTGAAATACCCGATGAAGAAAGAGGGCGGAGAGTGGAAGCGCATCAGCTGGGAGCAAGCGATCGACGAGATCGGCGACGGCATGATGAACATCCGCGAGGAGAGCGGGCCGGACTCGGTCTACTGGCTTGGCTCCGCGAAGCACAATAACGAGCAGGCCTACCTGTTCCGTAAGTTCGCTGCCTATTGGGGCACCAACAACGTCGACCACCAGGCACGGATTTGTCACTCCACCACGGTTGCTGGCGTAGCAAACACATGGGGCTACGGCGCCATGACCAACAGCTACAACGACATCCACAACTCCAAAGCGATCTTCATCATCGGCGGCAACCCAGCTGAGGCGCACCCTGTTTCCCTGCTGCACCTGTTGCGCGCGAAAGAGCAGAACAACGCGCCCGTGATCGTTTGCGATCCACGGTTCACCCGCACGGCGGCCCATGCTGATGAGTATGTGCGCTTCCGTCCGGGCACCGACGTGGCTCTGGTCTGGGGCATCCTGTGGCACATCTTCGACAACGGCTGGGAGGACAAAGAGTTCATCCGCACCCGTGTGTGGGGCATGGACCAAATTCAGGAAGAAGTTGCGAAGTGGACCCCTGAAGAGGTCGAACGCGTCACCGGCGCACCCGGCTCTCAGCTGAAGCGCGTTGCGCGGACCATGGCCAACAACCGCCCCGGCACCGTGATCTGGTGCATGGGTGGCACGCAGCACACCAACGGCAACAACAACACGCGCGCTTACTGCGTGTTGCAGTTGGCGCTGGGCAACATGGGCACAAGCGGGGGTGGCACGAACATTTTCCGTGGCCACGACAACGTGCAGGGCGCAACTGACCTTGGCGTTCTGTCCCATACGCTGCCTGGCTATTACGGCCTGTCTGCCGGATCATGGGCCCATTGGGCCCGTGTCTGGGGTGAGGATGACGATTGGCTGAAAGGCCAGTTTGCCACCTCCAAGAACGCGGAAGGCAAGGACCAGTCCTTGCAGCAGCTGACGGGCATTCCGGTGTCGCGCTGGATCGACGGTGTGCTGGAAGACCCCGAGAACATGGACAACCCGAACAAGGTGCGCGCCATGGTGCTTTGGGGCCATGCGCCGAACTCGCAGACCCGGATGAAGGAGATGAAGACCGCGATGGAGCAGCTCGATATGCTGGTCGTCGTGGACCCATATCCAACGGTCTCAGCGGTGCTGCATGACAGAACGGATGGCGTTTACCTGCTGCCGGCCTGTACGCAGTTCGAAACCCGTGGCTCGGTTACGGCGTCGAACCGGTCCTTCCAGTGGCGCGACAAGGTTGTCGACCCGCTGTTCGAAAGCCTGCCGGACGAGGTCATCATGGCCAAATTCGCCAACAAATTCGGCTGGGCCGACCGCTTCTTCCGCAACATTGAGATGGAAGATGCCGAGACGCCTGTTGTTGAGAGCATTACACGCGAATTCAACAAAGGCATGTGGACCATTGGCTATACCGGCCAGGACCCTGACCGCATCAAGATGCACATGGCCAACCAGCACACGTTCGACAGAACGACGCTGCAAGCTGTGGGCGGACCGGCGGATGGCGACTATTACGGCCTGCCATGGCCGTCCTGGGGCACTGCCGAGATGAAGCACCCCGGCACACCCAACCTCTATGACATGTCCAAACGTGTCTCCGAGGGTGGCCTGACCTTCCGCGCGCGCTTCGGCGTGGAACGCGACGGTGACAACCTTCTGGCCGAAGGCGTCTACAGCTTGGACTCGGATATCCAGGACGGATACCCCGAATTCACCATGCAGATGTTGATGGACCTTGGTTGGGACAGCGAGCTGACGGCGGAAGAACGCGCCGTCATCGACGGTATCGCAGGGCTGAAGACCAACTGGAAAACCGATCTGTCAGGCGGCATCCAGCGGGTGGCCATTGCGCATGAATGTGCGCCGTTCGGCAATGCCAAGGCACGTGCCGTGGTCTGGACCTTCCCTGATCCAGTGCCGGTTCACCGCGAGCCGCTTTACACCAACCGCCGCGATCTTGTGGCCGACTACCCGACATATGAGGACCGGAAGTTCTACAGGCTTCCGACCATGTATGCCTCGATCCAGAAGAACGACTTCTCGAAGGATTATCCAATGATCCTGACATCCGGTCGTCTGGTCGAGTATGAGGGTGGCGGCGATGAAAGCCGGTCCAACCCGTGGCTGGCTGAGCTGCAGCAGGACATGTTCGTCGAGATCAACACCCGCGATGCCAACAACTTGGGCGTCAGGGATGGCGAACAGGTCTGGGTGGAAGGCCCGGAAGGCGCCAAGGTCAAAGTGATGGCCATGGTGACCGAACGTGTGGGTGAGGGCGTCGCCTTCATGCCGTTCCACTTTGGCGGCCATCTGGAAGGTGAAGACCTGAGGGGCAAATACCCCGACGGCGCGGATCCGTATGTGTTGGGCGAAAGCTCCAACACCGCGCAGACCTATGGCTATGATTCAGTAACCCAGATGCAGGAGACGAAAGCCACTCTCTGCAAAATCTCGGTAGCGTAAGGAGGACCAAGACATGGCAAGAGCAAAGTTTCTCGTCGACGCCGAACGCTGCATTGAATGCAACGCCTGCGTCACTGCCTGTAAGAACGAGCATGAGGTGCCGTGGGGCATCAACCGCCGGAAAGTCGTCACCATCAATGACGGCTCACCGGGTGAACGGTCGATTTCCGTGGCCTGCATGCACTGTTCCGATGCGCCTTGTATGGCGGTCTGCCCTGTAGACTGCTTCTACCAGAATGAGGAAGGGGTGGTTCTTCACTCCAAAGACCTCTGCATCGGGTGTGGATATTGCTTCTACGCGTGCCCCTTCGGCGCGCCGCAATTCCCGCAAGCGGCCAATTTTGGGTCCCGCGGCAAGATGGACAAATGCACCTTCTGCGCCGGTGGGCCGGAGGAAAACCATTCCACAGCCGAGTTCCAGAAATACGGACGCAACCGGATCGCAGAAGGCAAACTGCCGATCTGCGCCGAGATGTGTTCGACCAAGGCGCTGCTGGCAGGTGATGGTGACATCGTGTCCGGCATCTACCGTGAACGGGTCGTTGCCCGTGGCTTCGGCTCCGGCGCATGGGGTTGGGGTTCGGCCTATGGTCGCCAGGACGGCTAACAGGCCCGATCTGGATATGTGAACAGAAAGGGCGATCCGAGCGGGTCGCCCTTTTTCGCCCATCTACAATCCGAGGAAACAAAATGCTGCGCACCCTGATTGCTTTGATGCTGACCTTGTCATTCATCTCGACCGCACACGCGCAAGAGGGGGAGGCACCTGACCGCAGTGTGACTGGCGGTGCGCAGACGCTTGAAGACATAATGGCCCGGCAACGGGGCGAGGAAGTCGACAACGCCTTCCGCAGCGAGGCGACGGGCGACCAGGAAAGCGCCGCTGGCATTGCCAGCCAACTTGGCACATTGGGCGGTGCGTCCGACCCGGAACTGTGGCGCGCGTTGCGGTTCGGATCTGCCAATATCACTGCGTCTAACAACAGCCCCACCGCGACCACCTTGATCCAGGATGGCGGCATGAAGTGGCTTGAATTCCGCGAGGGGCCGCTCTCCGTCTATGGTGCCTACTTGTTGCTCATTACGTTGGGGCTGCTCGGCGCATTCCTCATGATACGTGGCCGTATTACCATTGACGGCGAGAAGACGGGCCGCCGGATCACCCGCTTCAAGGCGGTTGAGCGTTTCGGCCATTGGCTGTTGGCAGGGTCGTTTATCCTGCTGGGTATCACCGGTTTGATCTCGTTGTTCGGGCGCAAAGTGCTGATCCCGGCTTTCGGGCATGAGACGTTTTCCTTCCTCGCCGTGGCGTCAAAATGGATCCACAACAACGTGTCGTGGGCCTTCATGCTGGCGCTGGTGATGATCTTTGTGATGTGGGTGATCCATAATTTGCCAGATCGCACTGACCTTAACTGGATCCGCAAGGGTGGCGGTATCTTCTCGGACGGGCATCCGCCGGCCAAGAAGTTCAATGCAGGGCAAAAGCTGATATTCTGGTCCGTGATTGTGCTGGGTACCTCGATTTCCGTGTCGGGCCTCGCGCTGCTGTTCCCTTTCGAAATCAACATGTTCGCGGCCACCTTTGCCAAGCTGAATTCCTTCGGCATCTCCGGCGCGCTGGGCTTGGGCGAATTGCGCGAAACGCTCGCCCCGCATGAGGAGATGCAATACGCGCAGCTCTGGCACGCAATTGTCAGCTTCGTGCTGATCGCGATCATCTTCGCTCACATCTACATCGGCACTGTCGGCATGGAGGGCGCTTATGACGCAATGGGCTCCGGCGAGGTGGAAGAGCAATGGGCGCGCGAGCACCATTCGATCTGGGCGGAGGAAGAATTGGCCAAGGGCGACAAAGCGCCTGAAAGCGCGACGCCCGCTGAGTAGATGCTTCGTGCGCTTGCCATAGCGACGTTCCTCGCAACCCCGCTGGCTGCGCAGGAATTCTTTACGCTCAAAGGCCATGGCGGACCGATCATGGACATTGCGGTGTCGTATGACGGAAGGATCGCGACCGCGAGCTTCGACAACTCAGTTGGGGTTTGGAATGGCGACGCCCCGACCTGGTTGGACGGGCACCGCGCGGCCGTGAATACGGTGGCCTACTACTCGAATTTTTTGCTGGCCTCGGGCGGCGATGACTTCGCAGTCAATGTCTGGGCCGATGACGGTGGCGGGGCAGAACTGGGCCGACACGAAGCGAAAGTGACCTCGCTTGATATCTGTCGCGAAACTGGAAATCTGATCGCCAGCGGCAGTTGGGACGCAACAATTGCTGTTTGGGATGTCGGACCATCTCTTGGCGACATCATGGTCGGCATTGGCAACTACCCAAAACGCCGCGCGTTGGAGGGGCATGACAGAGGCGTGAACGACATTGCGTTTTCGTCCGATTGCACGACGCTCTATTCTGCCTCCGCCGACGGCACGATCCGGGTTTGGGACGTCGCAACCGCGTCTCAGACGCATGTGCTGGTCAAGCATGGTTTCGGTGTGAACGAGCTGGAGTTGAATGAGGAGGCCGGCTGGTTGGCTTACGGCGCCGTGGATGGCGGCACCCGGATAGTCGATCTGGAAACAGGTGATCCAATTGCGGATTTCACGCTGGACCGCCGCCCGATCCTGGCAATGGATTTCAACGTGGTCACCAACCAATTGGCCGTTGGTGACGGGGAGGGGTTCATAATGGTGATTGATACCAAGAAACGCGAAATCACCCGGGATTTCAGGGCAACTCAGAGCGGGCCGATCTGGGCGCTCGCCTTTTCGCCCGCTGGCGGCAGCATCTATGCGGGCGGGATCGAAGACATACTGTATGGCTGGCCAGTGGAGACGCTGACCGAACACGG is from uncultured Litoreibacter sp. and encodes:
- a CDS encoding molecular chaperone; protein product: MSAAVDTKVASEDRLRADLYNFLGLMLSGPPDQILLDQCAGLSGDESDLGKAIGGLSRVAKATKPKKVESEFNALFIGLGRGELLPYASYYLTGFLNEKPLAALRTDMATRGMTRAQNVYEPEDNIASLMEMMGGMIVGRFGTPATLDDQKQFFNKHIAPWAGHFYADLEAAKNSVLYASLGSVGKAFMEIEREAFRMTAG
- a CDS encoding DUF3306 domain-containing protein gives rise to the protein MSGEQNFWSRRKARVQAEAEAEVAAVEAQALAEEHAELEELSDAEILATLELPDPDTLKMGDDFKAFMAQAVPDRIRRRALRTLWRSNPVLANVDMLVDYGEDFTDKATVIENMQTAYQVGKGMLKHVEEMARQAAEKETPPEPEDEIVDEVEEEDVLLASVEDEIVELEEADPHAEIEEAYAAPTPRRMKFRREESAA
- a CDS encoding DUF6494 family protein, which encodes MSDDFNMSMRKFLKQVGVTSQQAIEEAMRNAADTSGKTFEAKMVLTIDGVDLEHVVTGKIEGP
- the fdh3B gene encoding formate dehydrogenase FDH3 subunit beta, coding for MARAKFLVDAERCIECNACVTACKNEHEVPWGINRRKVVTINDGSPGERSISVACMHCSDAPCMAVCPVDCFYQNEEGVVLHSKDLCIGCGYCFYACPFGAPQFPQAANFGSRGKMDKCTFCAGGPEENHSTAEFQKYGRNRIAEGKLPICAEMCSTKALLAGDGDIVSGIYRERVVARGFGSGAWGWGSAYGRQDG
- a CDS encoding formate dehydrogenase subunit alpha, which codes for MLRKKTNGVARRPQRTGILSDIAEKSVDRRSFLRGSGLAIGGLAAISATGGSVTQATAQTAADGAVELVKSVCTHCSVGCTVVAEVSNGVWTGQEPGWDSPFNLGAHCAKGAAVREHAHGERRLKYPMKKEGGEWKRISWEQAIDEIGDGMMNIREESGPDSVYWLGSAKHNNEQAYLFRKFAAYWGTNNVDHQARICHSTTVAGVANTWGYGAMTNSYNDIHNSKAIFIIGGNPAEAHPVSLLHLLRAKEQNNAPVIVCDPRFTRTAAHADEYVRFRPGTDVALVWGILWHIFDNGWEDKEFIRTRVWGMDQIQEEVAKWTPEEVERVTGAPGSQLKRVARTMANNRPGTVIWCMGGTQHTNGNNNTRAYCVLQLALGNMGTSGGGTNIFRGHDNVQGATDLGVLSHTLPGYYGLSAGSWAHWARVWGEDDDWLKGQFATSKNAEGKDQSLQQLTGIPVSRWIDGVLEDPENMDNPNKVRAMVLWGHAPNSQTRMKEMKTAMEQLDMLVVVDPYPTVSAVLHDRTDGVYLLPACTQFETRGSVTASNRSFQWRDKVVDPLFESLPDEVIMAKFANKFGWADRFFRNIEMEDAETPVVESITREFNKGMWTIGYTGQDPDRIKMHMANQHTFDRTTLQAVGGPADGDYYGLPWPSWGTAEMKHPGTPNLYDMSKRVSEGGLTFRARFGVERDGDNLLAEGVYSLDSDIQDGYPEFTMQMLMDLGWDSELTAEERAVIDGIAGLKTNWKTDLSGGIQRVAIAHECAPFGNAKARAVVWTFPDPVPVHREPLYTNRRDLVADYPTYEDRKFYRLPTMYASIQKNDFSKDYPMILTSGRLVEYEGGGDESRSNPWLAELQQDMFVEINTRDANNLGVRDGEQVWVEGPEGAKVKVMAMVTERVGEGVAFMPFHFGGHLEGEDLRGKYPDGADPYVLGESSNTAQTYGYDSVTQMQETKATLCKISVA
- a CDS encoding twin-arginine translocation signal domain-containing protein encodes the protein MTKKTEDGTSRRDFLKLAGTTAPVAAVALATGTTEAEARPADLTSDKMQDTAHTRAYLDSARF
- a CDS encoding 4Fe-4S binding protein, which encodes MSKKLILCDCLGSQSVDAGAIEAACGMACSKIYTSLCMDQLDAAAKEIADGDAIIACQQERQQFEELADELEIDPPGFVDLRDRAGWGEGDGGPKMAALVAEAALSAHPGKAVDIVSEGTCLIIGGSAAIQAAEDLCDIMAVTVLLPDAEHVPADRRFDCVVGEVRKVDGALGRFSIRFGALQQIVTGGRGAFALGQPVEGAVSDCDVILDISGGTALVAAPDKREGYLRADPAHAPSVAKAVLAASKLIGTFEKPLYVRMEASLCAHSRAEKPACSNCLNVCPTGAITPAGEHVTVDPMICAGCGSCAAVCPSGAISYDAPPVETIFRRLTTLASTYRTAGGTDPRLLVHDAEFGMELISLSARIGRGLPHNIIPLQVEALAGFGHAEMLAALACGFGHVAVLPAPKTEIDVIEEQAALARALAGHEGAVHILQAADPDALSEALFDDHSAALSCDPILPMGTRRQVTRLAAKALQPDAEQVTLPRGAPYGAVLVDTSACTLCLSCVSLCPSGALGDNPDMPQLRFQEDACLQCGLCANICPEKAITLQPQLDLTDAALSQRVLHEEEPFACIECGTLFGVKSTVERITEKLAGNHAMFASSDAAKMIQMCDNCRIQAQYHSTDNPFQGGERPRVRTTDDYLSKRRDH
- a CDS encoding c-type cytochrome, which produces MLRALAIATFLATPLAAQEFFTLKGHGGPIMDIAVSYDGRIATASFDNSVGVWNGDAPTWLDGHRAAVNTVAYYSNFLLASGGDDFAVNVWADDGGGAELGRHEAKVTSLDICRETGNLIASGSWDATIAVWDVGPSLGDIMVGIGNYPKRRALEGHDRGVNDIAFSSDCTTLYSASADGTIRVWDVATASQTHVLVKHGFGVNELELNEEAGWLAYGAVDGGTRIVDLETGDPIADFTLDRRPILAMDFNVVTNQLAVGDGEGFIMVIDTKKREITRDFRATQSGPIWALAFSPAGGSIYAGGIEDILYGWPVETLTEHGQMDGAERSFLEDPKTLPNGERQFKRKCSICHTLTAGSARKAGPSLHRLFGRKAGTVPDYAYSDILDGSEIVWSRETINALFDEGPDHYIPGTKMPMQRIVKQSDRDDLIEYLRTATVQEEN
- a CDS encoding formate dehydrogenase subunit gamma, producing MLRTLIALMLTLSFISTAHAQEGEAPDRSVTGGAQTLEDIMARQRGEEVDNAFRSEATGDQESAAGIASQLGTLGGASDPELWRALRFGSANITASNNSPTATTLIQDGGMKWLEFREGPLSVYGAYLLLITLGLLGAFLMIRGRITIDGEKTGRRITRFKAVERFGHWLLAGSFILLGITGLISLFGRKVLIPAFGHETFSFLAVASKWIHNNVSWAFMLALVMIFVMWVIHNLPDRTDLNWIRKGGGIFSDGHPPAKKFNAGQKLIFWSVIVLGTSISVSGLALLFPFEINMFAATFAKLNSFGISGALGLGELRETLAPHEEMQYAQLWHAIVSFVLIAIIFAHIYIGTVGMEGAYDAMGSGEVEEQWAREHHSIWAEEELAKGDKAPESATPAE
- a CDS encoding DUF3305 domain-containing protein, with translation MPLGIVIRKVPGVTRWVSHIWKAVAVLPGAGEASWKELRRDGDTIEYHAATVPLELFRTDTEAYLHGLSAKVPSIYVVMRESGSGHPLEFVLATASPYEAQDYADTGEELVEKVPMPEGLIAWVRDYVEQHHEDEVFVKRKRKNARVDLKEDGIGDARIRQAADVYRAPSTKETVH